One genomic region from Lysobacterales bacterium encodes:
- a CDS encoding sulfurtransferase codes for MSRDVLNIAAYHFADIAEPAGLRDALRACCEAAQVKGSVLVAPEGLNLFLAGAENAVDTVLAFVRTQPGFAALKVKRSWSAHVPFARLKVKLKKEIIAFGHDACVPRARRAPTVSPATLCEWIARGSDDQGRRLVLVDTRNREELAYGHFENAVQLPIDNFTDLTAALGPLKPELADATVVSYCTGGIRCEKAALWMQDAGFDNVFQLEGGILEYFERVGGEGWRGECFVFDARVALKPDLSPRIDAAVPEPVDPLAARQRAA; via the coding sequence ATGTCCCGCGACGTGCTGAACATCGCCGCCTACCACTTCGCCGACATCGCGGAGCCGGCCGGTCTGCGTGACGCTCTACGCGCCTGCTGCGAGGCGGCGCAGGTCAAGGGCAGCGTGCTGGTGGCGCCCGAAGGCTTGAACCTGTTCCTGGCCGGGGCCGAAAACGCTGTCGATACGGTGCTCGCTTTCGTTCGCACCCAGCCCGGCTTCGCTGCGCTCAAGGTCAAGCGCAGCTGGAGTGCGCACGTGCCCTTCGCGCGGCTCAAGGTGAAGCTCAAGAAGGAGATCATCGCCTTCGGCCACGATGCGTGCGTGCCGCGGGCGCGGCGCGCGCCGACGGTGTCGCCGGCGACGCTGTGTGAGTGGATCGCCCGCGGCTCCGACGATCAGGGCCGTCGCCTCGTGCTGGTCGACACCCGCAACCGGGAGGAGCTGGCCTACGGCCACTTCGAGAACGCCGTACAGCTGCCGATCGACAACTTCACCGACCTCACCGCGGCGCTTGGACCCCTGAAGCCCGAGCTGGCCGATGCCACGGTGGTGAGCTACTGCACCGGCGGCATCCGCTGCGAGAAAGCCGCGCTGTGGATGCAGGACGCCGGCTTCGACAACGTCTTTCAGCTTGAGGGCGGCATTCTCGAGTACTTCGAGCGGGTGGGCGGCGAGGGCTGGCGTGGCGAATGCTTCGTCTTCGATGCGCGCGTGGCCCTGAAGCCCGACCTGTCTCCGCGGATCGATGCAGCGGTGCCCGAGCCCGTCGATCCCCTGGCCGCGCGGCAGCGTGCAGCGTGA
- a CDS encoding PAS domain S-box protein, producing the protein MQSVRSRAAELQAEVEAIRRSQAVIEFSPDGRVIDANGLFLKATGYALDEIRGQHHRLFVSPEDAASPSYAAFWGQLGRGEFSAGRYRRVGKGGRPVWIQASYNPVLDERGKPCKVIKFAADITEQVQRDNYLRGQSEALSRVMAVIEFDLDGTILSANPNFLSTMGYSLQEIQGRHHSMFAEAGYARSDEYREFWARLRRGEFEQGQYLRLAKGGREVWIEASYNPILDADGKACRVVKYATDITDRKRIDLDFGNQLRAIDRALAVIEFDLDGTIRDANANFLGATGYALDEVRGKHHRIFVHPDEQRSPEYGAFWERLARGEPDQGRYRRVDRSGRDLWLQASYSPILGADGKPYKVVKYAMDITAFLQAVMGEVHELAGQIAEATREIATGNGDLAARTEQQAAALEETAATMEEMAATVKQNAEAAAQAADLVHESSRVAVAGGVAVDRVVGTMHAIRSQSKKVEDIIGVIDGIAFQTNILALNAAVEAARAGEQGRGFAVVAGEVRALAQRSATAAKEIKQLISETVSEVVKGDGLVEEAGRTIRGTVDSVARVATLMSEISTATAEQATGVQQVAAVVAQLDQATQHNAALVEEVATEAKALDQDCDALYALVSRYVAKRRA; encoded by the coding sequence GTGCAGAGCGTTCGGTCGCGTGCCGCCGAGCTGCAGGCGGAGGTCGAGGCCATACGGCGCTCGCAGGCGGTGATCGAGTTCTCGCCCGACGGGCGCGTGATCGATGCGAACGGGCTGTTCCTCAAGGCCACCGGCTACGCACTGGATGAAATCCGCGGGCAGCACCACCGGCTTTTCGTTTCTCCCGAGGACGCGGCTTCACCTTCCTATGCCGCGTTCTGGGGGCAGCTCGGCCGCGGTGAGTTTTCGGCGGGGCGCTATCGTCGGGTCGGCAAGGGTGGACGGCCCGTCTGGATCCAGGCGAGCTACAACCCGGTGCTCGACGAACGCGGCAAACCCTGCAAGGTCATCAAGTTCGCCGCCGACATCACCGAGCAGGTCCAGCGAGACAACTACCTGCGCGGTCAGAGCGAGGCCTTGAGCCGCGTCATGGCGGTGATCGAGTTCGATCTTGATGGCACGATTCTGTCGGCGAACCCGAACTTTCTCTCGACCATGGGCTACAGCCTGCAGGAGATTCAGGGACGCCACCATTCGATGTTCGCGGAAGCCGGCTATGCGCGCAGCGACGAGTACCGGGAATTCTGGGCCCGGCTGCGGCGCGGCGAGTTCGAGCAGGGCCAGTACCTTCGCCTCGCCAAGGGCGGCCGCGAAGTCTGGATCGAGGCGAGCTACAACCCGATTCTCGATGCCGACGGCAAGGCCTGCCGGGTCGTGAAGTACGCCACCGACATCACCGATCGCAAGCGCATCGACCTTGACTTCGGCAACCAGCTGCGCGCCATCGATCGCGCGCTCGCGGTGATCGAGTTCGATCTCGATGGCACGATCCGCGATGCCAACGCCAACTTTCTCGGTGCCACCGGTTACGCGCTGGACGAGGTCCGCGGAAAACACCATCGGATCTTTGTTCATCCCGACGAACAGCGCAGCCCCGAATACGGCGCGTTCTGGGAGAGGTTGGCCCGCGGCGAGCCGGACCAGGGGCGCTATCGCCGGGTCGACAGGAGCGGTCGGGATCTTTGGCTGCAGGCCAGCTACAGCCCGATCCTTGGCGCCGATGGCAAACCGTACAAGGTGGTGAAGTACGCCATGGACATCACCGCCTTCCTGCAGGCGGTGATGGGCGAGGTCCACGAGCTCGCCGGGCAGATCGCCGAAGCCACGCGTGAGATCGCCACGGGGAACGGAGATCTGGCCGCTCGCACGGAGCAGCAGGCGGCGGCGCTTGAGGAAACCGCCGCGACCATGGAGGAGATGGCCGCCACCGTGAAGCAGAACGCGGAGGCCGCCGCGCAGGCGGCAGACCTGGTGCACGAATCCTCGCGCGTGGCGGTGGCGGGCGGCGTCGCGGTGGATCGCGTGGTCGGCACCATGCACGCGATTCGCAGCCAATCCAAGAAAGTCGAAGACATCATTGGCGTGATCGACGGCATCGCCTTCCAGACCAACATCCTTGCGCTCAATGCGGCCGTCGAAGCGGCCCGCGCGGGCGAGCAGGGCCGTGGCTTCGCAGTGGTGGCGGGCGAGGTGCGCGCCTTGGCGCAGCGCTCCGCCACCGCCGCCAAGGAGATCAAGCAGCTGATCTCCGAAACCGTGTCCGAAGTCGTCAAGGGGGACGGGCTGGTCGAAGAGGCCGGGCGAACGATCCGCGGCACGGTCGACTCGGTGGCGCGCGTCGCGACGCTCATGTCGGAGATCAGCACCGCAACCGCAGAGCAGGCGACCGGTGTCCAGCAGGTGGCGGCCGTGGTGGCGCAGCTGGACCAGGCGACTCAGCACAACGCTGCCCTGGTCGAGGAAGTCGCGACGGAAGCCAAGGCGCTGGATCAGGATTGCGATGCGCTGTATGCGCTGGTCTCACGCTACGTGGCGAAGCGGCGCGCCTAG
- a CDS encoding neutral zinc metallopeptidase, with the protein MRWERLRRSSHVTDSRGQGRGGGRLPGGGKGLGLTGIVIVVLLAWAMGKNPLELLSLLDGGLPQTSSGESAEQRLPDPQDPAVEFVRAVLGDTEDAWAELFAAAGSRYEPARLEVFEGGVTTACGFASSAVGPFYCPGDRKVYIDLQFFRELETRFRAAGDFAQAYVIAHEVGHHIQTLTGVSARVNAARQRGEEVKGDGGLLVRQELQADCYAGIWAHSAQRRFDILEPGDLEEALNAATAIGDDRLQQQAQGRVVPDAFSHGTSEQRVRWFRRGFEQGSVAACDTFAVARL; encoded by the coding sequence ATGCGCTGGGAACGCCTTCGCCGAAGCAGCCACGTCACCGACAGCCGCGGCCAGGGGCGCGGTGGCGGGCGCCTTCCCGGGGGCGGCAAGGGCTTGGGCCTGACCGGTATCGTGATCGTCGTGCTGCTGGCTTGGGCGATGGGCAAGAACCCGCTGGAGCTGCTGTCGCTGCTCGACGGCGGCCTCCCACAGACCTCCTCTGGCGAGAGCGCCGAGCAGCGCCTGCCTGATCCGCAGGACCCGGCCGTCGAATTCGTGCGCGCCGTGCTGGGCGATACCGAAGACGCGTGGGCCGAGCTGTTCGCCGCCGCAGGTTCGCGCTACGAGCCCGCGCGGCTGGAAGTCTTCGAGGGCGGCGTCACCACCGCCTGCGGCTTCGCCTCGTCCGCGGTGGGGCCCTTCTACTGTCCGGGCGACCGCAAGGTCTACATCGACCTGCAGTTCTTCCGCGAGCTGGAAACGCGCTTCCGCGCCGCGGGCGACTTCGCCCAGGCGTACGTGATTGCGCACGAGGTGGGTCATCACATCCAGACCCTGACCGGCGTGTCGGCGCGGGTGAACGCGGCGCGCCAGCGCGGTGAAGAGGTCAAGGGCGACGGCGGCCTGTTGGTGCGCCAGGAGCTGCAGGCCGATTGCTACGCCGGCATCTGGGCGCATTCGGCGCAGCGCCGCTTCGACATTCTGGAGCCCGGCGATCTGGAGGAGGCCCTGAATGCCGCCACGGCGATTGGCGATGACCGCCTGCAGCAGCAGGCGCAAGGGCGCGTGGTGCCCGATGCCTTCAGCCACGGCACCTCCGAGCAGCGCGTGCGCTGGTTCCGTCGCGGCTTCGAGCAGGGCAGCGTTGCCGCTTGCGACACCTTTGCCGTGGCGCGGCTGTAG
- a CDS encoding phosphoglycerate kinase produces MSILRLADLDLAGKRVLIREDLNVPIKDGRITAEQRIVAALPTLKLALQKGAAVMVTSHLGRPVEGEWSEADSLAPVAARLAEHLGRPVPLVRDWVDGGFSVAPGEIVLLENCRMNRGEGKDDEALSRKYAALCDIYCMDAFGTAHRAQASTHGAIRFAKIACGGPLLMAELDALAKALEHPARPLLAIVAGSKVSTKLELLGSLVGKVDQLIVGGGIANTFLAAQGLAVGKSLCEAELLDTARQIMADAKARGAQIPLPVDVVVAPAFAADAPATIKDVDRVGPEDMILDIGPATAKQYAEIIAKAGSVIWNGPVGVFEFDAFGAGTRAVAEAIRDSSAFSIAGGGDTLAAVEKYGVESGISYISTGGGAFLEFCEGKELPAVAALKARASA; encoded by the coding sequence ATGTCCATCCTCCGTCTCGCTGACCTCGATCTCGCCGGCAAGCGTGTGCTGATCCGCGAGGACCTGAACGTGCCGATCAAGGACGGCCGCATCACCGCCGAGCAGCGCATCGTCGCCGCGCTGCCGACGCTGAAGCTGGCGCTGCAGAAGGGCGCAGCTGTGATGGTGACCTCGCACCTGGGGCGTCCGGTGGAAGGCGAGTGGAGCGAGGCCGATTCGCTGGCGCCGGTGGCTGCGCGCCTGGCCGAGCACCTGGGCCGCCCGGTTCCGCTCGTACGCGACTGGGTCGACGGCGGCTTCAGCGTGGCGCCGGGCGAGATCGTGCTGCTCGAGAACTGCCGCATGAACCGCGGCGAGGGCAAGGACGACGAGGCCCTGTCGAGAAAGTACGCGGCGCTGTGCGACATCTATTGCATGGATGCCTTCGGCACCGCGCACCGCGCGCAGGCGTCGACGCATGGCGCCATCCGCTTCGCCAAGATCGCCTGCGGCGGCCCGCTGCTGATGGCCGAGCTGGATGCACTGGCCAAGGCCCTGGAACACCCGGCGCGGCCGCTGCTGGCCATCGTTGCCGGCTCCAAGGTCAGCACCAAGCTGGAGCTGCTGGGTAGCTTGGTCGGCAAGGTCGATCAGCTGATTGTCGGCGGTGGCATCGCCAACACCTTTCTGGCGGCCCAGGGCCTGGCCGTGGGCAAGAGCCTGTGCGAGGCCGAACTGCTGGACACGGCGCGCCAGATCATGGCGGATGCCAAGGCCCGCGGTGCGCAGATCCCTCTGCCGGTGGATGTGGTGGTGGCTCCGGCCTTTGCCGCCGATGCGCCGGCCACCATCAAGGACGTCGACCGCGTGGGCCCGGAGGACATGATCCTCGACATCGGCCCCGCCACGGCGAAGCAGTACGCCGAGATCATCGCCAAGGCGGGCAGCGTGATCTGGAACGGCCCGGTCGGCGTGTTCGAGTTCGACGCTTTCGGTGCGGGCACGCGCGCCGTCGCCGAGGCGATCCGCGATTCATCCGCGTTCTCGATCGCCGGCGGTGGCGACACCCTGGCCGCGGTGGAGAAGTACGGCGTTGAATCGGGCATCAGCTACATCTCGACCGGCGGCGGCGCCTTTCTGGAGTTCTGCGAGGGCAAGGAGCTGCCGGCCGTGGCTGCGCTCAAGGCCCGCGCTTCGGCGTGA
- a CDS encoding PAS domain S-box protein: MLNLSLLSLIGGGARERERAEALESRVSALSKSQAVIEFDPAGRVLDANENFLAVVGYSRNAVVGQHHRMFMAQGEAGRPEYADFWARLGRGEFVSGRFRRIGKNGREVWLQASYNPILGPGGKVVGVMKFASDVTAEVLAARESAEQLGALDRVMAVIEFDLEGRILRANPNFCSTVGYSEAEILGKHHSMFAEPDYVRSEAYWQFWARLRRGEFDRGQYRRLGKGAREIWIDASYNPILDTEGKPWKVVKYAIDITAQRQRDADIDCQLKAISRAQATIEFDLEGNIQNANDNFCSATGYRIDEIRGCHHRMFLRPEDAAAPEYRALWEALARGEARTGRFRRMRKDGSDLWIQASYTPILDASGRPYKVIKFATDITHTVQAQGKLKVLAGEISQAAGEISAGNAELSTRTEQQAASLEETAASMEELSVTVRQNAESAQQASALAADAARVAEGGGTVVDQVVGSMGAINAQSRKVAEIIGVIDGIAFQTNILALNAAVEAARAGEQGRGFAVVAGEVRALAQRSAQAAKEIKQLISETVGEVSRGSDLVDSAGRTMHEIVASVRQVTALMAEISAATQEQTAGIQQSAAVLTQLDHGTQQNAALVEELAASARSLDDQSRELLQVMGGLLD; this comes from the coding sequence GTGTTGAACCTGAGCCTGTTGAGTCTGATCGGTGGCGGCGCGCGCGAGCGCGAGCGCGCCGAAGCTTTGGAGTCCCGCGTGTCCGCGCTGTCGAAGTCGCAGGCGGTGATCGAGTTCGATCCCGCCGGGCGTGTGCTGGACGCCAACGAGAACTTCCTCGCGGTGGTCGGGTACAGCCGGAACGCGGTCGTCGGCCAGCACCACCGGATGTTCATGGCGCAGGGCGAGGCGGGACGGCCCGAATACGCCGATTTCTGGGCGCGTCTGGGGCGCGGCGAGTTTGTCTCGGGGCGGTTCAGGCGCATCGGCAAGAACGGGCGCGAGGTCTGGCTGCAGGCCAGCTACAACCCGATTCTGGGTCCCGGCGGCAAGGTTGTCGGGGTGATGAAGTTCGCCTCCGATGTGACCGCTGAAGTTTTGGCTGCACGCGAAAGCGCAGAGCAGCTCGGAGCGCTCGATCGCGTGATGGCCGTGATCGAGTTCGACCTGGAGGGACGCATCCTTCGCGCCAACCCGAACTTCTGCAGCACCGTGGGCTACAGCGAGGCCGAGATCCTCGGCAAGCATCATTCGATGTTCGCTGAACCCGACTATGTGCGCAGCGAGGCCTATTGGCAGTTCTGGGCACGCCTGCGGCGCGGAGAGTTCGACCGGGGTCAGTACCGTCGGCTTGGCAAGGGAGCACGCGAGATCTGGATCGACGCGAGCTACAACCCGATCCTCGATACCGAGGGCAAGCCGTGGAAGGTGGTCAAATACGCCATCGACATTACCGCCCAGCGTCAGCGCGATGCCGACATCGACTGCCAGCTCAAGGCCATCAGCCGCGCACAGGCGACTATCGAGTTCGATCTCGAAGGCAACATCCAGAACGCCAACGACAACTTCTGCTCGGCCACCGGCTATCGGATCGACGAGATCCGCGGCTGCCATCACCGCATGTTCCTGCGCCCTGAGGACGCCGCAGCGCCCGAGTACCGGGCGCTGTGGGAAGCCCTGGCCCGAGGCGAAGCCCGCACCGGCCGCTTTCGTCGGATGCGCAAGGACGGCAGCGACCTGTGGATCCAGGCCAGCTACACGCCGATCCTGGACGCCAGCGGCCGCCCCTACAAGGTCATCAAGTTCGCTACCGACATCACGCACACGGTGCAGGCGCAGGGCAAGCTGAAGGTGCTTGCCGGCGAGATCTCCCAGGCGGCGGGCGAAATCTCGGCCGGCAATGCCGAGCTCTCGACCCGCACCGAGCAGCAGGCCGCTTCACTGGAGGAAACTGCGGCCTCCATGGAAGAGCTTTCGGTCACGGTGCGTCAGAACGCCGAGAGTGCCCAGCAGGCCAGCGCGCTGGCAGCAGATGCGGCCCGCGTCGCCGAGGGTGGCGGCACCGTGGTGGATCAGGTGGTCGGCAGCATGGGAGCGATCAACGCGCAGTCGCGCAAGGTCGCCGAGATCATCGGCGTGATCGACGGCATCGCCTTCCAGACCAACATCCTCGCCCTGAATGCCGCGGTGGAGGCGGCGCGCGCAGGCGAGCAGGGGCGTGGCTTCGCGGTGGTGGCGGGCGAGGTGCGTGCATTGGCGCAGCGCTCGGCACAGGCCGCCAAGGAGATCAAGCAGCTTATCTCGGAGACGGTCGGCGAGGTCAGCCGCGGCAGTGACCTGGTGGACAGCGCCGGTCGCACCATGCACGAGATCGTGGCTTCGGTACGTCAGGTGACGGCCCTGATGGCCGAGATCAGCGCCGCGACGCAGGAGCAGACGGCGGGCATCCAGCAGTCTGCGGCCGTGCTCACCCAGCTCGACCACGGCACCCAGCAGAACGCAGCGCTGGTGGAGGAGCTGGCCGCCAGCGCACGTTCGCTGGACGACCAGTCGCGCGAGCTGCTGCAGGTGATGGGCGGCTTGCTCGACTGA
- a CDS encoding DEAD/DEAH box helicase, with the protein MSSENTAAPAAAAVRFADLGLSPALLEAITSVGYETPSPIQAATIPTLLSGQDVLGQAQTGTGKTAAFALPILSKLQISQKAPQAIVLAPTRELAIQVAEAFQRYASHMPGFHVLPIYGGQGYAPQLTGLKRGAHVVVGTPGRIIDHLERGSLDLSQLKWVVLDEADEMLRMGFIDDVEAILQKTPASRQVALFSATMPPRIRAIAQTHLRNPREVTIAAKTTTAKNIRQRFWLVSGMHKLDALTRILEAETFEAMIVFARTKQATEELAEKLAARGFSAAALNGDVPQAVRERTVQKLKDGELDIIVATDVAARGLDVERISHVLNYDIPYDTESYVHRIGRTGRAGRSGEAILFVAPRERHLLRTIEKATRQPIEAMNLPSVDTVNEQRLNRFRQQIQEALADPQLEQYRSVIERIESEQNIPAIEIAAALARLHRGDTPLLLPPDKPMPAAREFRERGDRPERTPRDRFEREERAPRERTERDDRAPREPRPQREIAADYAFETFRVEVGHMHGVKPGNLVGAIANEAGIESKHIGRIDIRGDHALIDLPEGMPEDLMQHLQQVWVSGQRLRIRRASEQDKAFVKPKFERGGPRERSGFDGPRKPRPAGAGFERKPGGPRGDGGFKKSFKPKG; encoded by the coding sequence ATGTCCTCTGAAAACACTGCCGCCCCTGCGGCGGCCGCTGTGCGTTTTGCCGATCTCGGCCTATCCCCCGCCCTGCTCGAAGCCATCACCTCGGTCGGCTACGAGACGCCCTCGCCGATCCAGGCCGCCACCATCCCGACCCTGCTGTCCGGCCAGGACGTTCTGGGTCAGGCGCAGACGGGCACCGGCAAGACCGCCGCCTTCGCCCTGCCGATCCTGTCCAAGCTGCAGATCAGCCAGAAAGCGCCGCAGGCGATCGTGCTGGCGCCGACCCGCGAGCTGGCCATCCAGGTGGCCGAGGCCTTCCAGCGCTACGCCTCGCACATGCCGGGTTTCCACGTGCTTCCGATCTACGGCGGCCAGGGCTATGCGCCGCAGCTCACCGGCCTGAAGCGCGGCGCCCACGTCGTGGTCGGCACGCCCGGCCGCATCATCGATCATCTCGAGCGCGGCTCGCTGGACCTCTCGCAGCTGAAGTGGGTGGTGCTGGACGAGGCCGACGAAATGCTGCGCATGGGCTTCATCGACGACGTCGAGGCCATCCTGCAGAAGACCCCGGCCAGCCGTCAGGTCGCGCTGTTCTCGGCGACCATGCCGCCGCGCATCCGCGCCATCGCCCAGACCCACCTGCGCAATCCGCGTGAGGTGACGATCGCGGCCAAGACCACTACCGCAAAAAACATCAGGCAGCGGTTCTGGTTGGTCTCCGGCATGCACAAGCTGGATGCGCTTACCCGCATCCTGGAGGCCGAGACCTTCGAGGCGATGATCGTGTTCGCCCGCACCAAGCAGGCCACCGAAGAGCTGGCCGAGAAGCTGGCTGCGCGCGGCTTCTCCGCCGCTGCGCTGAACGGCGACGTGCCGCAAGCGGTGCGCGAGCGTACCGTGCAGAAACTCAAGGACGGCGAGCTCGACATCATCGTCGCCACCGATGTCGCTGCGCGTGGGCTGGACGTCGAACGCATCAGCCACGTGCTGAACTACGACATCCCCTATGACACCGAAAGCTATGTGCACCGCATCGGCCGCACCGGTCGTGCCGGCCGCAGCGGCGAAGCCATCCTGTTCGTCGCCCCGCGCGAGCGTCATCTGCTGCGCACCATCGAGAAGGCCACGCGTCAGCCGATCGAAGCGATGAACCTGCCCTCGGTCGACACCGTCAACGAGCAGCGCCTGAACCGCTTCCGCCAGCAGATCCAGGAAGCACTCGCCGATCCGCAGCTGGAGCAGTACCGCAGCGTGATCGAGCGCATCGAGAGCGAGCAGAACATCCCGGCGATCGAGATCGCCGCGGCGCTGGCCCGCCTGCATCGCGGCGACACCCCGCTGCTGCTGCCGCCGGACAAGCCGATGCCCGCCGCGCGCGAGTTCCGCGAACGCGGCGACCGTCCGGAGCGCACGCCGCGCGATCGCTTCGAGCGCGAGGAACGCGCCCCGCGCGAACGCACGGAGCGGGATGACCGCGCGCCGCGCGAGCCGCGCCCGCAGCGCGAGATCGCCGCCGACTACGCCTTCGAAACCTTCCGCGTCGAAGTCGGCCACATGCACGGCGTCAAGCCCGGCAACCTGGTCGGCGCCATCGCCAACGAAGCGGGCATCGAGTCCAAGCACATCGGCCGCATCGACATCCGCGGCGACCACGCCCTGATCGACCTGCCCGAGGGCATGCCCGAAGACCTGATGCAGCACCTGCAGCAGGTCTGGGTGTCGGGCCAGCGTCTGCGCATCCGCCGCGCGTCCGAGCAGGACAAGGCCTTCGTGAAGCCCAAGTTCGAGCGCGGCGGCCCGCGCGAGCGCAGCGGCTTCGACGGCCCGCGCAAGCCGCGCCCGGCCGGCGCTGGCTTCGAGCGCAAGCCAGGCGGCCCACGCGGCGACGGCGGCTTCAAGAAGAGCTTCAAGCCGAAGGGCTGA